A region of Fervidobacterium sp. DNA encodes the following proteins:
- the murI gene encoding glutamate racemase, whose protein sequence is MVIGLFDSGIGGLSVLKKLIETLPARYVYVADTMRAPYGTKSRETIETFSREIIGFLMERRVERIFAACNTSDSTLARYRSYFKIPYHSIIQAGVNASKYERVAVIGTHTTVQSGIYKHALEDKGKKVSQRPAQLFVSLVEEGIFYGNMVEAVVKFYLEPFRRFKPQELILGCTHFPFLRDIIARVMENVRIIDPADELVREVSHLVVNGRPFVEFYVTGNPDEFEKKLKKIGFKHPYQIKHLEITELEQKVIYFERACDIDRAFGSGQIDSSRSS, encoded by the coding sequence ATGGTCATTGGCTTATTTGACTCAGGAATTGGAGGGTTATCAGTTTTAAAAAAACTAATAGAAACGCTTCCAGCACGTTATGTCTACGTTGCAGATACTATGCGCGCGCCATATGGTACTAAGTCTCGCGAAACCATAGAGACTTTCAGTAGAGAAATCATAGGGTTTCTTATGGAAAGAAGAGTTGAGCGAATCTTCGCTGCCTGTAATACTTCAGATTCTACTCTTGCAAGGTACCGAAGTTATTTCAAAATACCATATCACAGCATAATACAAGCAGGTGTAAACGCATCAAAGTATGAACGTGTTGCCGTTATAGGCACTCATACAACGGTACAAAGTGGAATATACAAACACGCATTGGAAGATAAAGGCAAGAAAGTATCACAAAGACCTGCTCAACTTTTTGTCTCGCTAGTTGAAGAGGGAATTTTTTATGGAAATATGGTCGAAGCTGTCGTTAAATTTTATCTTGAACCGTTTAGAAGGTTTAAGCCCCAGGAGTTAATACTTGGCTGCACTCATTTTCCTTTTTTAAGAGATATAATTGCGAGAGTTATGGAGAACGTGAGAATAATAGATCCTGCGGATGAACTTGTTCGCGAAGTATCGCATTTAGTAGTTAATGGGAGACCCTTTGTAGAATTTTACGTAACAGGTAATCCTGACGAGTTTGAGAAAAAATTGAAGAAAATAGGATTCAAACACCCGTATCAAATCAAACATCTTGAAATTACCGAGCTTGAACAGAAGGTGATATATTTTGAAAGAGCTTGTGATATTGACAGGGCATTCGGGAGCGGGCAAATCGACAGCAGCAGGTCTTCTTGA
- the zapA gene encoding cell division protein ZapA encodes MKRVKITLFGKDYEFSTDSSDELIDYVAKRIKELQANYKKLYEEVPFDELLVLILCDLLENEYNSRKKIENLVNKLKERVSTLR; translated from the coding sequence ATGAAGAGAGTTAAGATAACTCTTTTTGGTAAGGATTATGAATTTTCAACAGATAGCTCGGATGAATTAATAGATTACGTCGCTAAAAGAATAAAAGAACTACAAGCTAACTACAAAAAGCTTTATGAAGAAGTTCCATTCGATGAACTATTAGTATTAATTTTGTGTGATTTATTAGAAAACGAATACAATTCACGTAAAAAAATTGAAAACTTGGTGAATAAGTTAAAGGAGAGAGTTTCCACATTAAGATAG
- a CDS encoding site-2 protease family protein has product MNSILISLIRKVIFGFIAYFLISWPREVFRNTLYKLFTMSNSDEIKLSKKQSKLKDLVNFLDPIGLFTFIFFDFGWTHSPAIDYSKSRGKKLFVYSLSGILSSFILFFLYGLLCKIFYSNILFNVLYTASKWSLTLGIVSIFPIPPLDGSRMILSFLPSKYYEWYLKFNFYGIIFMLGLLILWILPMIMQPLINFISNVTNFIIF; this is encoded by the coding sequence TTGAACAGCATTTTAATATCGTTGATTAGAAAAGTCATATTTGGCTTCATTGCATACTTTTTGATAAGTTGGCCACGAGAAGTATTTAGAAACACTTTATACAAACTCTTCACCATGAGTAATTCTGATGAAATTAAGCTTTCAAAGAAACAAAGCAAACTAAAAGATTTAGTAAACTTCTTAGATCCTATAGGACTTTTCACTTTTATTTTTTTTGATTTCGGCTGGACTCATAGTCCAGCAATAGATTATTCAAAGTCAAGAGGTAAAAAATTGTTTGTCTATTCTTTATCCGGAATCTTGTCAAGCTTCATACTTTTCTTTTTATATGGATTATTGTGTAAAATTTTTTATTCAAATATACTATTTAATGTCCTTTATACAGCTTCAAAATGGAGTCTAACACTTGGGATCGTTTCAATTTTTCCGATCCCGCCCCTGGATGGATCAAGGATGATACTATCTTTTCTGCCAAGTAAATATTACGAATGGTATCTGAAGTTTAATTTTTATGGGATCATATTTATGTTAGGACTACTGATCCTTTGGATTTTGCCCATGATAATGCAACCTTTGATTAATTTTATCTCAAATGTAACAAACTTTATCATATTTTGA
- a CDS encoding radical SAM protein, producing MKKIKILLINPWIEDFAAYDFWLKPVGLLYVGSFLKSLGVEVELIDLTNRYDPDLQNYVKVPRDKFYGTGKFPHTEIEKPNILKFIPRKYKRYGMPEELFRIKLRKVKENGDVDAVFVTSTLTYWYPGYFDTINIIKQELNCPIVFGGFFVRNQPHVAIRSGAYLFTQTDLRYLPRFLNKTFGWDLPENEKDWFLDFSPAYELYERVGYVVLLTTLGCPYKCTYCVAHRNWERMKFKDPIKIIEEIEKYSDLLKVNDVVFFDDAILINWKKHLKIILLEIIRRGLNKRLRFHLPNGIHARLLNQEISDLLFESNFKTIKLGYETSGKLQEQTGGKVYDEDVIRAAEILHKSGFTHEEVSAYIMINLPEQTEEDIRNAVDVCASVGIDYSLNEFTPIVGTDIWIDLVNKGRLKGTEDPLLLNNTVLPYWWGNMSYEQIQKLKEYAKIKKLEMKTCVKL from the coding sequence ATGAAGAAAATAAAAATATTACTCATTAATCCATGGATAGAAGATTTTGCAGCTTACGATTTTTGGCTTAAACCTGTTGGATTACTATACGTCGGCTCTTTTCTTAAATCTCTTGGTGTCGAAGTTGAATTGATTGATTTAACAAATAGATATGATCCAGACTTGCAAAACTACGTAAAGGTTCCAAGAGATAAATTCTACGGTACAGGTAAGTTTCCACATACTGAAATAGAAAAACCTAATATATTAAAATTCATCCCAAGAAAATATAAAAGATATGGAATGCCAGAAGAATTATTTAGGATTAAGTTGAGAAAAGTCAAAGAAAACGGAGACGTTGATGCGGTGTTTGTTACCTCAACGCTAACTTACTGGTACCCAGGCTATTTTGATACAATAAATATAATTAAGCAAGAGTTAAATTGCCCAATTGTTTTCGGAGGATTCTTTGTTAGAAATCAGCCACATGTAGCAATAAGAAGCGGTGCTTATTTGTTTACACAAACTGACTTGAGATATTTGCCAAGATTCTTAAACAAAACATTTGGATGGGACTTACCGGAAAATGAAAAAGATTGGTTTTTGGATTTTTCACCAGCTTATGAACTTTATGAGAGGGTTGGTTATGTTGTTTTGTTAACTACTCTTGGTTGTCCGTACAAATGTACGTATTGTGTTGCACATAGGAATTGGGAAAGGATGAAATTTAAAGATCCGATCAAGATCATTGAAGAAATAGAAAAATACTCTGATCTTTTAAAAGTTAATGACGTAGTTTTTTTTGACGATGCCATACTTATTAATTGGAAAAAACATTTAAAAATTATCTTGCTTGAGATAATAAGAAGAGGGCTAAATAAAAGACTAAGATTTCACCTTCCTAATGGTATTCATGCTCGGCTTTTGAATCAAGAGATATCCGATTTGTTGTTTGAATCTAATTTCAAAACCATTAAACTTGGGTATGAAACATCTGGCAAATTGCAAGAACAAACTGGTGGAAAAGTATATGATGAGGATGTTATAAGAGCAGCTGAGATATTACATAAATCAGGTTTCACTCATGAAGAAGTGAGCGCTTATATAATGATAAACTTACCGGAACAAACTGAAGAGGATATAAGAAATGCAGTTGATGTATGTGCTTCTGTTGGAATAGATTATTCATTAAATGAATTCACACCAATAGTTGGTACGGATATATGGATAGATCTCGTAAACAAAGGAAGACTCAAAGGAACAGAAGATCCACTATTACTTAACAACACTGTTCTACCATATTGGTGGGGTAATATGTCTTATGAGCAAATACAAAAACTAAAAGAATATGCTAAAATAAAAAAATTGGAGATGAAAACTTGTGTAAAACTCTAG
- a CDS encoding type III pantothenate kinase — protein MVLLFDVGNTHTTVAVTDNGKEFKSYRIATKKYETEDELYVFLRNLFGGENIINLPIVVSSVVPSVNVVFEYFANKYSNGQIYFVSSQNYSKIEWNVYYPKEIGADRVCDVIAAFEDYGKNCIIIDYGTAITIEVLKEGTYEGGVIMPGFAMMIDALFRGTAKLPLVELKPYEGFIGKDTESNIRIGAINAMVGAIKYVVEKIQEEYKERPVIIHTGGQAMYVQNEVEGIIDKDLTLRGMYYFYEENKNITH, from the coding sequence TTGGTTCTTTTGTTTGACGTTGGAAATACACATACAACAGTAGCCGTAACAGATAATGGGAAGGAATTTAAAAGTTATAGAATAGCGACAAAAAAATATGAAACAGAAGACGAATTGTATGTCTTTTTAAGAAATTTGTTTGGAGGAGAAAACATAATTAATTTACCAATAGTTGTATCTTCTGTTGTTCCATCAGTTAACGTTGTGTTTGAATATTTTGCCAACAAATATAGCAATGGGCAGATATACTTTGTCAGTTCACAAAACTACAGCAAAATAGAGTGGAACGTTTATTACCCAAAAGAGATAGGTGCGGATAGAGTGTGTGATGTGATAGCTGCTTTTGAAGATTACGGTAAAAACTGCATAATTATAGACTACGGAACAGCAATCACTATAGAAGTGCTTAAAGAAGGGACATACGAAGGTGGAGTTATAATGCCTGGTTTTGCAATGATGATAGACGCTCTTTTCAGAGGTACTGCCAAACTACCTCTTGTTGAGCTTAAGCCTTATGAAGGTTTTATTGGAAAGGACACGGAATCGAATATTAGAATAGGAGCCATAAACGCTATGGTTGGAGCAATAAAATACGTTGTTGAGAAAATACAAGAAGAATACAAAGAGAGACCTGTTATAATACATACAGGCGGACAAGCAATGTATGTTCAAAACGAAGTTGAAGGAATAATAGATAAAGACTTGACATTGAGAGGGATGTATTACTTTTATGAAGAAAATAAAAATATTACTCATTAA
- a CDS encoding HD domain-containing protein: protein MYYKVSRDPIYSEIMLYPLEILAIDTKAIQRLRYLTQLAGAEYVYPGATHTRFAHSLGVMHLSGIYAEQLYDAPDKVRILRLAGLLHDIGHGPFSHQFDDVVYKKLGFNDGHDEYRLTLLRNYLPKELLKGYEEAPSKLKKAVVEDLEITLGQISENMEENFQQLIEEIIKVYEGEKFGTIDFAIVQGPLGADRLDFVLRDSYYAGTRGFGTGAIDRLIRNATIVRKDARELLAYDSKVVDEIYTILFGRFMMYKNVYFHKTSRAADMMIQELLELSYKALRLDERVMNIETFLDLTDQTVINEVIREFYEIVERYGGGEDVKESLLKYEVDLQPLELDIVMAYEIVERLKRRNLWKVVLETPFSIEGVDPSLVSQGIASDLLQKIRLKLERAFEVADEEDKKIIMHLMNNFDEIFRIDTPYKLTIVHPEEFLKSNIYILRKNQLMTFEEYVKLFPAYNFMKSNLIQIIRIYVTKDVREILDKYKILPETSTEITTRW, encoded by the coding sequence TTGTATTACAAAGTTTCCAGAGATCCGATTTATTCCGAAATAATGCTTTATCCACTTGAGATTTTAGCCATCGATACTAAGGCAATACAGAGATTGAGATATTTGACTCAGTTAGCTGGTGCCGAATATGTATATCCTGGAGCAACACACACAAGATTTGCCCATTCACTTGGTGTTATGCACCTTTCCGGAATATATGCAGAACAACTTTACGATGCTCCAGACAAAGTTAGAATACTTAGGCTCGCTGGCTTGTTGCATGATATAGGCCACGGACCATTCAGTCACCAATTTGATGATGTTGTTTACAAAAAACTTGGATTTAACGATGGACATGATGAATATAGACTTACATTGTTGAGAAATTATCTTCCAAAGGAACTTCTAAAAGGATACGAAGAAGCCCCGTCAAAGTTAAAAAAAGCAGTTGTAGAAGACCTTGAGATAACGCTTGGTCAAATATCTGAGAATATGGAAGAAAATTTTCAACAGCTAATTGAAGAAATAATTAAAGTTTACGAAGGTGAAAAATTTGGAACTATCGATTTTGCAATTGTACAAGGTCCACTTGGCGCCGACAGATTAGATTTTGTACTTAGAGATTCTTATTACGCAGGAACAAGGGGTTTTGGAACAGGAGCTATCGATAGACTTATCCGAAATGCAACGATTGTAAGGAAGGATGCAAGAGAACTTTTAGCGTACGATTCAAAAGTTGTAGATGAGATTTACACCATACTTTTTGGTAGGTTTATGATGTACAAAAACGTTTATTTCCACAAAACGTCACGAGCAGCAGATATGATGATTCAAGAACTATTGGAACTTTCATACAAAGCCTTGAGACTTGATGAAAGAGTAATGAATATTGAGACGTTCCTTGATTTAACCGATCAAACTGTAATCAACGAAGTGATCCGCGAATTTTATGAAATTGTCGAGCGATATGGTGGGGGCGAAGATGTCAAAGAGAGCCTTTTAAAATATGAAGTTGATTTACAACCACTTGAACTTGATATTGTAATGGCATACGAGATTGTTGAAAGACTTAAAAGAAGAAATCTTTGGAAGGTAGTGCTTGAGACGCCATTTTCAATAGAAGGTGTTGATCCTTCGTTGGTTAGCCAAGGAATAGCAAGTGATTTATTGCAAAAGATCAGACTCAAACTTGAAAGAGCATTTGAAGTAGCGGATGAAGAGGATAAAAAGATTATCATGCATCTTATGAATAACTTTGACGAAATATTTAGAATCGATACTCCGTACAAATTAACTATAGTACATCCTGAGGAATTTTTAAAAAGTAACATATACATTCTCAGAAAAAATCAGTTGATGACATTTGAAGAATACGTAAAGCTCTTTCCAGCTTACAATTTTATGAAGAGTAATCTCATCCAAATCATTCGAATTTACGTTACAAAAGATGTAAGAGAAATACTGGATAAATATAAAATTTTACCGGAAACAAGTACAGAAATTACAACAAGATGGTGA
- a CDS encoding ABC transporter substrate-binding protein — translation MKRVLVLFAVLLSFSLFAVQVNYGIFSDLTTTNIWNLLGSGSSAWNFVVQLWKYPSLLGMNKEGQLIPSAAAEIPKIVKEGNMYTVTVKLRKDMRWSNGAPFTADDVVFTYSTVKEMQIPGGNWGGAYEPEKVEKIDTWTVKFYFKEKKTMTIYYDTLMTAIVCSNYWKPIVEKAKKQKDPVKWLLSQEVIDPGIAALNIGKVEKGAFVQVVKQISDDKYWSYGEKNLYYKNGGFSIINPKTGFKWSTDNPKPAGEVALEVTTGPYVDTIVYKVYGNKQVAIQALIAGDIDYIYNPVGITAGEAEQLRGQKDIKIVSNPQLGFRYLAFNMRKFPMNVKEFRQALAALIDRDFICNQVLQGRAIPLATPVPPANTFWFNSAVKTIGEGLGMGERYQLAVSLLKKAGFKWDTEPVIDPKDAKNPVKTPGRGLRGPDGKPVPTVTLLSPGMDYDPMRAQTAMYIEQWAKNIGIPLNLKLTDFNEIVTKAFDDVDFDMYILGWGIGRVPTYFKSFWHSSQMAPDGFNTPGYKNPEFDALVEEFEYADTFEQARKAIFEAQKILAEDLPYIILYTNPMIEAYRTSIRFPFDNMLDGIQGYYGFPEGVRKVQ, via the coding sequence GTGAAAAGGGTTTTGGTGCTTTTTGCGGTTCTTCTTTCGTTTTCACTTTTTGCTGTCCAAGTCAACTACGGTATATTCTCTGATCTTACAACAACAAACATTTGGAACTTACTTGGATCAGGGTCATCTGCTTGGAACTTTGTGGTCCAACTTTGGAAATATCCTTCACTACTTGGAATGAACAAAGAAGGACAACTAATACCATCAGCAGCTGCAGAAATACCAAAAATAGTTAAGGAAGGTAACATGTATACGGTAACAGTGAAACTAAGAAAAGACATGCGCTGGTCAAACGGTGCGCCATTTACAGCTGACGATGTTGTCTTTACGTATAGCACAGTCAAAGAGATGCAAATTCCCGGTGGTAACTGGGGTGGGGCTTACGAACCAGAGAAAGTCGAAAAGATTGACACATGGACAGTAAAGTTTTATTTCAAAGAAAAGAAAACGATGACAATTTATTACGATACTCTTATGACAGCAATTGTGTGCAGTAACTATTGGAAACCAATAGTTGAAAAAGCAAAGAAGCAAAAAGATCCTGTGAAATGGTTGCTTTCTCAGGAAGTTATTGATCCTGGTATAGCAGCTCTCAATATTGGAAAGGTTGAAAAAGGTGCGTTTGTTCAGGTAGTTAAACAAATATCTGACGACAAATACTGGTCTTACGGTGAGAAGAACTTGTACTACAAAAATGGTGGTTTCTCAATAATCAATCCAAAAACAGGCTTTAAATGGTCAACAGACAATCCAAAGCCAGCTGGTGAAGTCGCACTTGAAGTTACAACAGGACCTTATGTAGATACGATTGTTTACAAAGTTTATGGAAACAAACAAGTTGCTATTCAGGCACTCATTGCCGGTGATATTGACTACATTTACAACCCAGTTGGAATTACAGCGGGTGAAGCAGAACAACTTAGAGGACAAAAAGACATAAAGATAGTTTCGAATCCACAGCTCGGTTTCAGATATCTTGCGTTTAATATGAGAAAATTCCCAATGAACGTTAAAGAGTTCAGACAAGCACTTGCGGCACTAATCGATAGAGATTTCATATGTAACCAAGTGTTACAAGGTAGAGCTATTCCTCTTGCTACACCTGTACCGCCCGCTAATACATTTTGGTTTAACTCTGCAGTTAAAACAATTGGTGAAGGACTCGGCATGGGTGAAAGATATCAACTTGCAGTTAGCTTGCTCAAAAAAGCTGGTTTCAAGTGGGATACGGAACCTGTTATAGATCCAAAAGATGCAAAGAACCCAGTTAAAACACCTGGTAGGGGCTTAAGAGGACCAGATGGTAAGCCAGTTCCTACGGTAACACTTCTTTCACCGGGCATGGATTACGATCCAATGAGAGCGCAAACAGCTATGTACATAGAACAATGGGCGAAGAATATTGGTATACCACTCAATCTGAAACTTACTGATTTCAATGAAATTGTTACAAAAGCATTTGACGACGTAGACTTTGATATGTACATACTCGGTTGGGGTATTGGAAGAGTACCAACATACTTTAAATCGTTCTGGCACAGCTCGCAGATGGCTCCAGATGGTTTCAACACACCTGGTTACAAGAACCCAGAATTTGATGCTCTTGTTGAAGAATTTGAATATGCAGACACATTTGAGCAAGCAAGAAAGGCAATATTTG